DNA from Salinispora arenicola:
GACAGCCCGCCGCCGCAGCCGGGACCGGCCGCTGATCCGGCGGTGCGCTGTCTGGGCTGTGCCCCCGGGATCGTGGTGAAGACGCACCAGTGCGCCGGCGATATGGAGCTACTGCGGCTTGCGGGTGGGTACTGCGGCTGTCAGGAGCCTGGTTGTGGGCCGAGGCGGCGTCGGCCACTCTCGTCACAGTCCTTTGCGGATAATGATTTGTACCCGCTGCCGCTGTAGAGGGGTAATTGCATGGGCGACGGAGCTGAAGGTACAGCTACTTCACCTAGGTGGAGCTTTACCCGAATCGTATGCGTTATATCCGCGCTAGCGTTAATAGTCATCACTGGAGCGCTGCTAGTCGGCGATTGGGTGGGTCAGCTGAAACGCCATGGAAGCCCCCTCTGGCTACACGAAGACGCAAAGCATCGGAGGCGAGGACGGGTCGCTAATCCACCTCTGGGTTAATGAATCTGGTTGTTGGATTGCTGAACATGAAACAAAAGTGGCGCGGGGTAAATCCACGGCTGGTGGGTGTAGGCATGTGAGCACGCTAAATTTCGCTATCGGCTCAGCTTTCGGCGTATTGATAGGCGTCCTTCTTGCACAGTTGGAGGCGGCGAAGGTTCGAGTCCATGTCGAAGGAACTCTGGTCGGGATATTCGACATCTCCCGAAAGGCATTCTTGATTCCGCTGCGGATGGTTCCGGATTCGGCGATGGAACTGATGATCCAACCCCTAGGTGCAGATGAAGTGGCAATAGGTGAACCGATTGCTACTGATGTATAGCATTGACTAAGCACTGGTGGTACCCGCGATTCGCCACCACTGGGTGTGGTGTCGATGCTGTTGGATGGCCCCACCGTCCGGGTGTCGCGTCGACGCCTCGTATGTGGGTGCGGCTGGCGTGCCTAGGAGGACGCCCAGCGACGGCTACCGTGCTTCGGTCACCCGGATGAGCGTGTAGTAGCCGGCCATCGCCGGCGCGACCACGCCTGCGGTGAGGGCGGTGGAGGAGTCGGTGTCGAGGGCGATTCCCGCTTGTGAGGCGAGCCAGGCGAGGAGGGCGCCGACGGCGGCGGGGGCGGCGGTGCGGATCCGTGAGTTCAGGTAGTCGTGGGTCATCGGGTTCCTCCTGGGGTAGGGCTGTGCGTCTGCCAACGGTGGCAATGTCTCGTTCAGGCATGTTTTTCGTGTTCATGTCTTGATGGGATTGGTGTCGGTTTAGCTCGGGTTGGTTGCTATCGCCTGCCTGGTAGCCGAGGACCACCACCCCGGGGTCCTGCCCTCCGGGGTTGGTGGTTGTCGTCTGTGACGGGGAAGGACACCCAGACCGCATGAACCATCAGCACCACGAACACGAACCAGATAGGTCCGGTGGACGCCGAGCGAGGTCACGATGGTGGGCCGCTGGGCTGGCCGGTGTGACCGGCCTTGCTCTGACCGCCGTCGGCGTCACCGCCGGCCCGGCTGTTGACGCTGTCGCACACACCCTCACCAGCACCGGGTCCGAGAGGCCGAACGGGTCCTCCGCCGAGGATGACCGCGGCAAACACGATGACGGCAAGCGCGACGACAAGGGCAAGGACGACAAGGGCAGGGGGAAGAAGGGGAAGAAACCGAAGGGCGTCCCCGTCCCGTGTAAGGCGGACGCCCTGATCGCCGCGATCACCCTCGCCAACGCCCGTGGCGGCGCGATCCTCGACCTCGCCCCAAAGTGCACCTACCTACTTACCGACGACATCGACGGCGCCGGCCTGCCCGCGATCACCACCCCGATCACCCTCAACGGCGGCAAACACACCACCATCAAACGCGCCGCCGCCGCCGAACAATTCAGAATCCTCACCGTCGAGGTCGGCGGCGACCTCACCCTCAACCACCTGAAAATCACCGGCGGACACACCACCGACAGCGGCGGCGGAATCCTCGTCAACGCCGGCGGAGCACTTACCACCAACCACAGCACCGTCACCCGCAACATAGCCAGCGGAAACGGCGGCGGCATTTTGAACGTCGGCAGTGCGATCGTAAGCAACTCCGCCGTAACCCACAACATCACGCAAATCGATGGTGGCGGCATTAACAGTCGAGGGCAGATCAAAATATTTGACTCATTCATCGCCCACAACCGAACCGTAATCAACAGTGGCGGCGGCGCCGTAATATTTGGAAGTGCCGTCATCAACAAAAGCGAGATCACAGGAAACCACGCGGGAAACGCCGGCGGTGGCATCGCATCCGCATCTGCGACCATCGTTGTCGTGAAATCCAATATTGTCGACAACACCAGCGTCAACAACGGAGGTGGAATCTCTACTCCCACCGGGACACAGCTCGCGCTGAGGCATGTCTTTGTCGCGAGGAACCATGCCGGCGGTAGTGGCGGCGGGGTCTTTGTGAACCTCAACAATCACGTCATAATCGAGGACAGTGCAATCGAGAGGAACAGCGCCACAGGCAACGGCGGAGGTCTCAACAATATTAGTACGTCGATACTGCGACGTACAAAGGTAACAGGAAACCAGGCTGAGGAGGGAGGTGGTATCTACAACGCGGCCACCGGCACAGCCGCACTCGTCTCCACCAAGGTCGTCAAGAACATCGCTGTTACCGACGGCGGCGGTATCTTCAACCAAGCGGGTGGCACGGTGAACCTGAATATCGCCAGTGGCACCTTCGTGGTCAAGAACCGGCCGGACAACTGTTCCGGCGACGTTCCTGGCTGCGCTGGATAGCGCTCCGAGCCTATCGGATCTTTGAGGGGTCCCGTCCCTGCCGCTTGGCGGTGAGGGCGGGATCCCTCCGCCGTTCCCACCCGGTCATCGCTCGGGCTTGTCAGCATCGGTGGCGTGGGCGATCCGGTCCATCTGTTCCTTGATCGAGCTGCCGCCGTTTGGGGCGTAGGTCCTCCAACGGGTCACCGCTGTCGGACGGCCGGCTGCTCGTATGTGGGTGCGGCTGGCGTGCCTAGGAGGACGCCCAGCGACGGCTACCGTGCTTCGGTCACCCGGATGAGCGTGTAGTAGCCGGCCATCGCCGGCGCGACCACGCCTGCGGTGAGGGCGGTGGAGGAGTCGGTGTCGAGGGCGATTCCCGCTTGTGAGGCGAGCCAGGCGAGGAGGGCGCCGACGGCGGCGGGGGCGGCGGTGCGGATCCGTGAGTTCAGGTAGTCGTGGGTCATCGGGTTCCTCCTGGGGTAGGGCTGTGCGTCTGCCAACGGTGGCAATGTCTCGTTCAGGCATGTTTTTCGTGTTCATGTCTTGATGGGATTGGTGTCGGTTTAGCTCGGGTTGGTTGCTATCGCCTGCCTGGTAGCCGAGGACCACCACCCCGGGGTCCTGCCCTCCGGGGTTGGTGGTTGTCGTCTGTGACGGGGAAGGACACCCAGACCGCATGAACCATCAGCACCACGAACACGAACCAGATAGGTCCGGTGGACGCCGAGCGAGGTCACGATGGTGGGCCGCTGGGCTGGCCGGTGTGACCGGCCTTGCTCTGACCGCCGTCGGCGTCACCGCCGGCCCGGCTGTTGACGCTGTCGCACACACCCTCACCAGCACCGGGTCCGAGAGGCCGAACGGGTCCTCCGCCGAGGATGACCGCGGCAAACACGATGACGGCAAGCGCGACGACAAGGGCAAGGACGACAAGGGCAGGGGGAAGAAGGGGAAGAAACCGAAGGGCGTCCCCGTCCCGTGTAAGGCGGACGCCCTGATCGCCGCGATCACCCTCGCCAACGCCCGTGGCGGCGCGATCCTCGACCTCGCCCCAAAGTGCACCTACCTACTTACCGACGACATCGACGGCGCCGGCCTGCCCGCGATCACCACCCCGATCACCCTCAACGGCGGCAAACACACCACCATCAAACGCGCCGCCGCCGCCGAACAATTCAGAATCCTCACCGTCGAGGTCGGCGGCGACCTCACCCTCAACCACCTGAAAATCACCGGCGGACACACCACCGACAGCGGCGGCGGAATCCTCGTCAACGCCGGCGGAGCACTTACCACCAACCACAGCACCGTCACCCGCAACATAGCCAGCGGAAACGGCGGCGGCATCTCCAACTTCGGCATCACCCGAATCAACCACTCCACAGTCGACCACAACACCGCTGGTTCCTCCGGCGGAGGTATCGTCAGCACCGCTGTACTCGAAATCAGCAAGTCCCACATATCCGCCAATACTGCGGACCTGGGGGGTGGAGTAAGTAGCGCGGAAGGAACGGTCCGGGTCGAGCACAGCGCTATTGCCGCCAATCACGCTCAAAGCCTTGCCGGTGGTCTTCTCATGGAAAGTGGCGTCGGAATCGTTGTGGATAGCCGTATCACGGACAATGTTACCACGGGCTCCGGCGGTATTTTCGTAGAAAGTGGGCAATTCACGCTCCGGCGCGTCACCCTTGCCGGAAACACCTCCAGCGAAAACGATGGTGGCGGACTGCGGTCAAATCCAGAAGCCTCCGTAGTCATCGAGGACAGCCTGGTTAAGAACAACACCGCCGCCGCCGCCAATGCCGACGGTGGCGGTATCTACAGTGCCGGGAGATTAGTTGTGCGACACACAAAGATCATCGGTAACCGGGCAGGTGACCAGGGTGGTGGCATAAACAACGAATCCACCTCAGTAGCCACTCTCTTTGCTACGAAGGTGGTCAGGAACATCGCCGTCGTAGAAGGCGGGGGGATCTTCAACGAAGGCGGTACGGTCGAGTTGAACCCCGCGACCGGCACGGTCGTGGTCAAGAACCGGCCGGACAACTGCGCCGGCGACGTTCCTGGCTGCGCTGGATAGCACTCCGAGCCTATCGGATCTTTGAGGGGTCCCGTCCCTGCCGCTTGGCGGTGAGGGCGGGATCCCTCCGCCGTTCCCACCCGGTCATCGCTCGGGCTTGTCGGCGTCGGTGGCGTGGGCGATCCGGTCCATCTGTTCCTTGATTGAACTGCCGCCGTTGGGGCGCAGCTCCTCCAGGGCGTCAAGATGCCACTCGATGTAGCACTCGGATCATGAGGGAACCATCATGCACATCTCATAGGTGAGATGCAAGCGGAGATTGCAGATTTCTTGTATGACACTTGGTCAATCTAGAGTGTCATTTATGACACTAGCCTCGGCCCTTCGATAAGGGCTGTCCGCGGGCTGGGCTGAGAACGAAGAAGTGCCTTCTGATCTGGGAAAATAGGGCTTGTTGAGAGTCCCATGTTCCTGTCACGGAAGGCACTTGCTGGGTGAAGGCTACCGCAACACGTCCGAAGATCATGGTGACCGGTGGTGGGCGGGGCGTGGTGGGTCACGTCGGTGCCCGGCTGCTCGCTGACTTGGCCGACGCTACTGCGCTGACCAGCGTGTTTAGTGAGGCCCTGGCGGGGCTGCGGCAGAGGCAGGGCGGGCACGACCCGGGTCGGATCTCCGTCGATCTTGCCGTGATGCTCGCCGACGGCGGTGAGGCCATCGGTGACCTGGCAGTACTACGAGACCAGCAGGCCCTGTTCGGGCCGGTGGCATCCGACCCGACCGCATGGCGGCTGTTGGCACAACTCGACGACAAGATGCTGGCCGAACTGCGATCCGCCCGCGCTCACGCCCGTGAGATCGCCTGGGCCCAGCACGCCGAGGTCCGCGGTGACCTGCCGCAGCCGATGGTGGCCGGCCAGCCGGTGGACGGCCTGGTCCTGGACATCGACGCGACCCTCGTGATGTGCCACTCCGAGAAGGAATCGGCGACCCGGACCTGGAAGAAGACCTTCGGCTACCACCCGCTGCTGTGCTTTCTGGACAACACCGGCGAAGCCCTCGCCGGCCTGCTACGCGAAGGCCGTGCCGGATCCAACACCACCGCCGACCACATCACCGTGCTCGACCAGGCCCTCACTCAGATCCCCGACGCCTACCGGCACGGCACGCCGATCCTGCTGCGCGCCGACGCTGCCGGTTCCAGTCACGGGTTCCTCGCCCACGTCCGATCCTTGCGCGAACAGCACCTCGACATCCGGTTCTCCGTCGGCGCCGCGATGACCGAACCCGTGCGTGAGGCGATCAGGGCCGCGACCGGCTGGGTTCCCGCCATCGACAACGGCGGTGACCTGCGTGAACATGCCGAGGTCTGCGAGATTACCGGCCTGTTCGACCCAGCGGGCTGGCCTGAGGGCACCCGGTTCCTGGTCCGCCGGGAACGCCCGCACCCCGGCGCTCACCTGTCGCTGTTCGACACCGTCGAGGGCTGGCGGCACCAAATCATCGCCACCGACACCCCGCCCGGCGGTGGCAGCATCCAGTTCCTGGAGGCCCGGCACCGGGCACACGCCCGCGTCGAGGACCGCATCCGCTGCGGCAAGAACACCGGCTTCGGCCGGTTCCCGTCCCGCGTCTTCGCCATCAACCAGGCCTGGCTACAACTCGCCCTGACCGGCATCGACCTGATCGCCTGGACCCAGAACCTGCTCCTGGACGGCGACCTCGCCCGCGCCGAACCCAAGAAACTGCGCTACCGGCTCCTGCACGTCGCGGCCCGGATCACCCGTACCGCCCGCAGGACACGACTCGCCATCGCCGCCGACTGGCCCTGGACCGACACCCTGACCAGCGCGTTCAAGAAACTCACCGCGCTGCCCCGGCCCACCGGCTGACCCCGCGACCCACGCACCGACCAGTAATCACGGAGGAACCCGACCCCGCGTCGGGCCCTCAGCCCGCCACAAAGAGCGCTAAACACCCAAATCACCACCTCATCGAGCGGCAGCTATGAAGCGACGCTCGAATGAAAGACTGAGGCTAGAGGCAACGCTCTCTACCTGCTGTCGAGTGCGGTCCAGCTCTCCGTCTCAAAGACGACACATGTCATGTATGACGACGACAATGTCCGAGCAACAGACCTACCGTGTCCACATGGCGTCTCCCGAACAACGAGGTCACGACTTCGCGCAGCTCCTGCGTGCGGGCCGCAAGGCGAAAGCCTGGACGCAGGAGGACGTCATCGAAGAGGCCGGCCTGTCTCGGTCGACGTACCTGCGGTGGGAGGCTGGACGGGTGGAGCGTCCGGATCCTGAGCAGGTCCGGGCAGTCTGCCGCGTGCTGAACATCGACCCACGGGAGGCGGCCGTTGCGCTCGGCTACCTCACACGGGACGAGATTGGGCTCGGACCGGAGCCACCCCACCCCGAATCACCAGCTTGCCGTCGCTGAGGCCAACGACGCGGCTCCCGATCAACCAGACATGGTCCCCAACGACGGATGGCCGCGACAGCGATGACGGTCGCGGCGCCGGGCGTCGAGCATTCCGAACGTCTGTCGCGTCGGCGGTTCACCGCGACTCGGCCTCCGCCTGTCCGCCGGGCGGCAGGTCGCCAGGGCCGCGGATGAGGTAGATCGCCACCAGCAGTAGGTAGGCCAGCAGGCTGAGGATCGGATCGATGAAGACGATGGCGAAGGCGCCCAGGTAGAGCAACGGACGGAGGAGGTACCGGCGGGACACCAACTCCGCCAGCCGGGGATCGAGATCCGGGGTGAGTAGGCCACGCCTGCGCGCCCACCACCAGGCCAGGTTGAAGAAGAGCGCTTCGCCGAGCACGGCACCGACGTAGATCGCAGCCGATAGCTGCTGGTCCACCGCGCTGCCGCGAAGGTGGTCCGACAGTTGGTTGGCCGTGAACGGGATGGCCGCCACGAACATCAGCATCACCAGGTTCAGCACCAGCAGCATCTGGTCGACCCGGATCACGTACCGCCAACTGTTGTGGTGGGTCAGCCAGATCTGGCCGACGATGGCGAACGTGATGACGTAGGCGAGGAAGGCCCGCCACTCGTTCTCGAGCTTTGATACCAGGTCCTCGTCGGGTGCCTCAGTCCGGCCGAACTGAAGCAGTTCCACCGCCATCAGGGTCAGCGCGACGGCGATCACGGCGTCGCTGAACGCCTCCACCCGGGCCGTGTCCCGGGACATCTCACTGTCCTGTCGAAACCGGTGCTCCGGTTCCTCACCCTCCTGCGTCACGCCATCCCCGCCCCGCCGGATCCGTAGCCCTGATCGTCACCCGACGGGCGTGCCGTATGTGGCGAAATCGCCGTGGAAGCGGCGGGGCCTGCCTCGCGGCCGCGCGGTCGGCATGTTGTGTGGGTTCCGCGGTAGACCTTGGAACAGCCAGTACCGGCGGGCGACAGCGCGCCATAGGATCGCCGGTATGCACGGTGGTGCGGGGCCGGATCGAGGTAGCTGGTTCCCCGTGCCGGTGTGCGTGAGGCCGTCGTCGGGGCCGGGGCGACGCCCACGACCGGCGAAACGGCGCAGCGCGGGCCGCCGCAGGCCGGGTGGGCAGCCGTGAGCTACGCCGAAGTCAACGGGCTTCGCATCTGGTATGAGTGGCACGGCGCCGGACGCCCGCTGGTACTGCTGCACGGCGGCTTCGGGTCGACCGAGATGTTCGCCCCGCTCCTGCCAGCGCTGACGGAGCGGCGCAACGTCCTCGCGGTGGATCTTCAGGGGCATGGTCGTACTGCCGATGTGGACCGTCCGCTGCGGTACGAGTCCCTGGCCGACGACGTCGCCGCGTTGACCGCGCAGCTGGGGTTGACCGAGGTCGACGTGCTCGGATACTCGCTGGGCGGCGGGGTGGCGCTGCGTACGGCGATTCAGTACCCCGGCCTGGTCAACCGGCTGGTGGTGGTCTCCGCGCCGTGCCGCCGGCAGGGCTGGTATCCGGAGACGCTCGCCGCTATGGCCCGGCAGGACGAGGCGGTTGGTGAACGGATGCGGGGTACTCCAGCACACCGGCGCTACCACCGGGTCGCGCCCCGGCCAGCGGACTGGCCCCGGCTGTGGGCGAAGTCGGGGGAACTGCTGCGGCGCGACTACGACTGGTCGGCGGAGGTCGCCGCCCTCGTCCTGCCCATCCTGTTGGTGTTCGCCGACGCGGACTCCGTGACCACCGCGCACATGGCGGAGTTCTTCGGGCTGCTCGGCGGCGGGCACCGGGACGCCGGCTGGGACGGCACCGGGCGGTCGGCCGCCCGGCTGGCGGTGCTGCCCGGCCTCACCCACTACGACATTCTCTCGTCTCCGGCCCTACCGGCGGCGGTGCTGCCCTTCCTCACCCACCCCGCCGGTCCACCGGGCTGACGCCGGCTCCGACCCGGGCGACGACGTCGTCGCCCGCCCGGCCGTGCTCCCGGCCCGACGACCGCCCCGGGAGGAAGGATTGTTCGTCGGCGTACCGGGAAGTCCGCGGGGACGCACCTGGGAGGAGCGACGGATGACATCTGGCACTGGCCTGACCATCGGTGTGCTCGGCTCGTACGGCGGTCGTAACCTCGGTGACGAGGCAATCCTCACCGGCCTCCTGGCCGACCTGCAGGAACAGGAGCCGAACGCCCGTATCATCGTGTTCTCCCGCAATCCCGACCACACCCGGTCGGCCCACCCGGAGGTGGAGGCGGTGCCCTGGGAGGGGGTGAGCCGCACCGACTCGTCACCGGTGCTCGCCCAACTCGATCTGCTCATTCTGGGTGGCGGCGGCATCCTCTACGACCGGGAGGCACGCCGTTACCTGCGGGTCGTCCGGGTTGCCCAGGAGCGCGGCCTGCCGCTGCTCACGTACGCGGTGGGTGTCGGCCCACTCAGCGAGATCGTGGACACCGGGATGGTGCGCGAGACCCTGGCCGGGGCGACCCAGGTCACGGTGCGGGACCAGGAATCCCGGATGCTCCTGGAGGAGGCCGGGCTACTCAACCCGATCACGGTCACCGCGGACCCGGCGTTTCTGCTCGAGGCCGAGGACTTCCCCGCGCACCTGCTCAGGGAGGAGGGGGTACCGGCGGGCCGGCGGCTGGTCGGCATGAGCGTGCGCGAGCCGGGCCGGGCCGCCGAACGCCTCGACGTTGACGGGTACCACCGGCTCTTGGCCCAGATCGGCGACTTCCTCGTACACCGGATCGACGCAGACGTCCTCTTCGTCCCGATGGAGCGGGACGACATCCGGCACTCCCACGGCGTGCTGTCGCACATGATCGCCGCCGAGCGGGGCCGTATTCTGCACGGTAGCTACTCACCCCAGCAGGTGCTCGGCCTGATGCGCCACTTCGACCTGGCCGTCGGCATGCGGCTGCACTTCTTGATCTTCGCCGCGATGGTGAACACCCCGTTCCTGCCCCTGCCGTACGCAGGTAAGGTCTTCGACCTGGCTCAGCGACTTGGCGTCCCCGCCCTGCGGGGAGTGGAACGGGAGGTCGAGGGCCCGCTGTTGGCCGAGGTCGACCGGCTGTGGGACGAGCGGGACCAGCGCGCCGAGGCCACCGCCCGACGGGTCGCCGAGGTGTGCGAGGAAGCCCGGGGCACCTCCAAGGTGACCCGGTCGGTGCTGGACAGTCTCCGGACCCAGGCGATGGTCTCCGTCGACGCGTGAGCCTGATCAGACCGCCGGCCGCCGCCAGCAGTAGCGCCACCGCCCGGCGTCTCCCCCCACCGTCTCCAACTCGTAGATCTCGGCCTCAGCGAGCCCACCGTCGCCGAGGTGGTGGTGGGTCAGCGGTGGGCGGCCGTTCGGGTCCAACTCGACGGTGACGGTCTGCCCGTCGGACGAGCCACCCGCCAGGGGGATCTCCACGGTCGGTGCCATACGCCCATCCTGCCCCCAACGGCGGGGCGGCGTAGCGAAAGCGCGGCCAGGACCCGTTGCGAGTCCCATAACAGGTCGGCCAGGTCTGCCGCGGCGCGACCGGCAGAAGGAGCCGCCAGCAACTCGTCACCACCCTTGACGAACTCCGCTGCCGGCCCGCCTATCCTGGGCCGGGGCGTCAACCAGAGGGAGATCGTGTGCTGGTCATCCACGGGTCGTGGCGGCTTGGCACCGGCCTCGCCGTCTGGGCCGAGGACAGCACGTCGCCGTCGCGGGCTCCCCGCCGGGCCGGGCGGGCGCCCCGAGAGCGACCACACCCGTTCGCCGCCGGCCACACCGCGCTCGCCGCCGCCCTGGCCGAGGTTGCCGAGCCGACCGTGCTCGGCACGGCGCTGCTCACCCTGCCCACCCGGGCTGGTTCGCCGGTGGACTCGCCGGAACTGGTCCGCACCTCACCGGTCGCCCCGGGCCGCGGGCCGGTCACGCTGGCCGGGTGGCGGGTGCCCGCCCTGGTGTACGCCCCGGACACGGTGCTACCGCTGCTGCTTCGCATCGCTGAGGCGGACGGCGTGCCCGGCGCCACCCTGCGACACTTCGCTGAGCTGGCAGCGTTCGCCGTCGACCTGGCCGCCCGCGGTCGGGTTCTGCCCGGAGTCCGGCCGGGATCCGGCGGCGCCCCACAGCCGGCCGCGAAACCGCGGTCTCGACCTGCGGGCACAGCCGGCACCGGGTGGGTCTCGCGGGCCAGTGCCACCGCATCCGCGGACGGTCATGCCAGCACCGCGTGGGCGGTGTGGCGGCCCCTGCTCACCGGCGCCGACGCCGGCTGGGCCCGATCCCTCGCCCTGGCGCTGCCGCCCGCAGCCCGGTCCGCCGTCGAGGTCGGGCTGGTCGTCGCCGGCGGCGCACCGGAACCACGCGCCGTCGGCGACGTGCCGCCGCGGGCCGGGCGGACGGCGGATGCCGGGGAGCCCGGTGACCTGGTGGCCGAGGCACTCGACGTGCTCACCGACGCAGCTGTACGGGCCGCACTCGCCGACACCTCCCTCGCCCGGGGGGCACGCCCGCGGGGAGCGGTACCGGCATGGCTCGCGGCGCTCACCGGCCCGCGTCGCGACTTCACCGCCGATGCGGTGAGCCTCGACACCCTGCGCCGCGAGTTGGACGCCTGGCAGCGCGACGCCGTCGGCGGTTCGGTCCGGGCCAGCTTCCGACTGGTCGAGCCGGCGACGGACGGTTTCCTGGACCCGGCCACCAGCGGCCTGAACGCGGGCGGCGGGACCTGGCGGGTCGAGTTCGGCCTGCAACCGGCCGACCAACCGGGCCTGCACGTCGACGCCGCGCGGATCTGGCACGAGCCGGCGGCGGCGCCCGGCCCGGACATCGGGCAGGAGACCCTGCTGGCCGAGCTGGGGCGGGCCAGTCGGCTCTGGCCCGAGCTGGACACGGCCCTGCGAACGGCCACACCGGAGGCGCTGGAACTGGACGCCGTGGGCGCGCACCGCTTCCTTCGCGATGGTGCACCGGTGCTACACGCGGCCGGGTTCGCGGTGCTGCTGCCCTCGTGGTGGCAACGTCCCTCGTCCCGGCTCGGCGCTCGCCTGCAGGCGCACAGCCGCACCGCGCCGGGCACCGTGGCCGGGGCCGGCGGTGGGGTTGGGCTGGACGCCCTGGTCGACTACCACTGGGAGGTGTCACTCGGCGACCAGCCGTTGACCGCCGAGGAGCTGGAGTCACTGG
Protein-coding regions in this window:
- a CDS encoding right-handed parallel beta-helix repeat-containing protein, whose product is MTGLALTAVGVTAGPAVDAVAHTLTSTGSERPNGSSAEDDRGKHDDGKRDDKGKDDKGRGKKGKKPKGVPVPCKADALIAAITLANARGGAILDLAPKCTYLLTDDIDGAGLPAITTPITLNGGKHTTIKRAAAAEQFRILTVEVGGDLTLNHLKITGGHTTDSGGGILVNAGGALTTNHSTVTRNIASGNGGGILNVGSAIVSNSAVTHNITQIDGGGINSRGQIKIFDSFIAHNRTVINSGGGAVIFGSAVINKSEITGNHAGNAGGGIASASATIVVVKSNIVDNTSVNNGGGISTPTGTQLALRHVFVARNHAGGSGGGVFVNLNNHVIIEDSAIERNSATGNGGGLNNISTSILRRTKVTGNQAEEGGGIYNAATGTAALVSTKVVKNIAVTDGGGIFNQAGGTVNLNIASGTFVVKNRPDNCSGDVPGCAG
- a CDS encoding polysaccharide pyruvyl transferase family protein; protein product: MTSGTGLTIGVLGSYGGRNLGDEAILTGLLADLQEQEPNARIIVFSRNPDHTRSAHPEVEAVPWEGVSRTDSSPVLAQLDLLILGGGGILYDREARRYLRVVRVAQERGLPLLTYAVGVGPLSEIVDTGMVRETLAGATQVTVRDQESRMLLEEAGLLNPITVTADPAFLLEAEDFPAHLLREEGVPAGRRLVGMSVREPGRAAERLDVDGYHRLLAQIGDFLVHRIDADVLFVPMERDDIRHSHGVLSHMIAAERGRILHGSYSPQQVLGLMRHFDLAVGMRLHFLIFAAMVNTPFLPLPYAGKVFDLAQRLGVPALRGVEREVEGPLLAEVDRLWDERDQRAEATARRVAEVCEEARGTSKVTRSVLDSLRTQAMVSVDA
- a CDS encoding alpha/beta fold hydrolase, whose translation is MSYAEVNGLRIWYEWHGAGRPLVLLHGGFGSTEMFAPLLPALTERRNVLAVDLQGHGRTADVDRPLRYESLADDVAALTAQLGLTEVDVLGYSLGGGVALRTAIQYPGLVNRLVVVSAPCRRQGWYPETLAAMARQDEAVGERMRGTPAHRRYHRVAPRPADWPRLWAKSGELLRRDYDWSAEVAALVLPILLVFADADSVTTAHMAEFFGLLGGGHRDAGWDGTGRSAARLAVLPGLTHYDILSSPALPAAVLPFLTHPAGPPG
- a CDS encoding helix-turn-helix domain-containing protein, translated to MASPEQRGHDFAQLLRAGRKAKAWTQEDVIEEAGLSRSTYLRWEAGRVERPDPEQVRAVCRVLNIDPREAAVALGYLTRDEIGLGPEPPHPESPACRR
- a CDS encoding IS1380 family transposase, translated to MKATATRPKIMVTGGGRGVVGHVGARLLADLADATALTSVFSEALAGLRQRQGGHDPGRISVDLAVMLADGGEAIGDLAVLRDQQALFGPVASDPTAWRLLAQLDDKMLAELRSARAHAREIAWAQHAEVRGDLPQPMVAGQPVDGLVLDIDATLVMCHSEKESATRTWKKTFGYHPLLCFLDNTGEALAGLLREGRAGSNTTADHITVLDQALTQIPDAYRHGTPILLRADAAGSSHGFLAHVRSLREQHLDIRFSVGAAMTEPVREAIRAATGWVPAIDNGGDLREHAEVCEITGLFDPAGWPEGTRFLVRRERPHPGAHLSLFDTVEGWRHQIIATDTPPGGGSIQFLEARHRAHARVEDRIRCGKNTGFGRFPSRVFAINQAWLQLALTGIDLIAWTQNLLLDGDLARAEPKKLRYRLLHVAARITRTARRTRLAIAADWPWTDTLTSAFKKLTALPRPTG
- a CDS encoding right-handed parallel beta-helix repeat-containing protein, translating into MNHQHHEHEPDRSGGRRARSRWWAAGLAGVTGLALTAVGVTAGPAVDAVAHTLTSTGSERPNGSSAEDDRGKHDDGKRDDKGKDDKGRGKKGKKPKGVPVPCKADALIAAITLANARGGAILDLAPKCTYLLTDDIDGAGLPAITTPITLNGGKHTTIKRAAAAEQFRILTVEVGGDLTLNHLKITGGHTTDSGGGILVNAGGALTTNHSTVTRNIASGNGGGISNFGITRINHSTVDHNTAGSSGGGIVSTAVLEISKSHISANTADLGGGVSSAEGTVRVEHSAIAANHAQSLAGGLLMESGVGIVVDSRITDNVTTGSGGIFVESGQFTLRRVTLAGNTSSENDGGGLRSNPEASVVIEDSLVKNNTAAAANADGGGIYSAGRLVVRHTKIIGNRAGDQGGGINNESTSVATLFATKVVRNIAVVEGGGIFNEGGTVELNPATGTVVVKNRPDNCAGDVPGCAG
- a CDS encoding TMEM175 family protein, coding for MSRDTARVEAFSDAVIAVALTLMAVELLQFGRTEAPDEDLVSKLENEWRAFLAYVITFAIVGQIWLTHHNSWRYVIRVDQMLLVLNLVMLMFVAAIPFTANQLSDHLRGSAVDQQLSAAIYVGAVLGEALFFNLAWWWARRRGLLTPDLDPRLAELVSRRYLLRPLLYLGAFAIVFIDPILSLLAYLLLVAIYLIRGPGDLPPGGQAEAESR